The Sulfolobus acidocaldarius DSM 639 genome has a window encoding:
- a CDS encoding TFIIB-type zinc ribbon-containing protein codes for MECPECKSREIVWDYKCGNLVCSNCGLVLDKIYDDHNYIDNEIMIKIQSTFTNVTILTYKDKIEKIDKIIKFNSKLSKKQLPKSRKLLNYNNAIIRSSSATIIKYLDFNEKLLLVYDIIDTIPILNNISIKYKVALAMYFYDKKTFNKIMNNLEISNKYFNKILRRLNSKEKMIIMEKVINLLEQRVPSQTLKTM; via the coding sequence ATGGAATGTCCCGAGTGTAAAAGTAGAGAAATAGTATGGGATTACAAGTGCGGAAATTTAGTTTGTAGTAATTGCGGATTAGTTTTAGATAAGATCTACGATGATCATAACTATATCGATAATGAAATTATGATAAAAATACAATCCACTTTTACTAACGTCACAATTTTAACTTATAAAGATAAAATTGAGAAAATTGATAAAATAATAAAATTTAATAGTAAACTATCAAAAAAACAACTTCCTAAAAGTAGAAAATTATTAAATTATAATAACGCAATAATTAGATCCTCTAGTGCTACAATTATAAAATACTTGGATTTTAATGAAAAGCTATTACTTGTATATGACATTATTGATACTATTCCAATTTTGAATAATATTTCAATTAAATACAAAGTTGCATTAGCCATGTATTTCTACGATAAGAAAACTTTTAACAAAATTATGAATAATTTAGAGATAAGCAACAAGTATTTTAACAAGATACTAAGAAGACTTAACAGTAAGGAAAAGATGATAATAATGGAAAAAGTCATTAATCTACTAGAACAAAGAGTACCTAGCCAAACGTTAAAAACGATGTAA
- the hisS gene encoding histidine--tRNA ligase, whose translation MSEFEPIRGMKDYYGEELNKIKFIEETFRTVVLNSGYQEVYTPIVEDFKLFSLKSGEEIRKTMYVFKDKADREVALRPEITPSIVRVYLNSMQHLPKPLRLFYVGQVYRYDEPQFGRYREFRQAGVELLGSSSSFADIEVISLLNEIYDSLGLKDKIIIKINNIGIYREIFNKAGITEEQQEHLLHLIDKGKVDDALKEFTDNNYKDLITYLISLKFDKLESDKLESLRREVSKYNFNLEGEINKLSFISEVLEDLGVKIKIDLGFVRGLAYYTGVIFEVIHPDVSFSIAGGGRYDNLVRLYGGADTPAIGFAIGVERTALVINKIKSDLQRKKIAVIPLISTKDSLSLAIRLLNILRKNNIIGVLNLKDVPLSKLMTYYVEEGYNAIVLIGKKELEENSITIKFLEKREQKTVKLEKIEDVLINNLS comes from the coding sequence TTGAGCGAATTTGAACCAATTAGAGGTATGAAAGATTACTACGGCGAAGAGTTAAATAAAATAAAGTTTATTGAAGAGACGTTCAGGACTGTAGTGCTAAACTCAGGATATCAGGAAGTATATACACCTATTGTTGAGGATTTTAAATTGTTTTCACTCAAAAGTGGAGAAGAAATAAGAAAAACTATGTACGTATTCAAAGATAAGGCAGATAGAGAAGTCGCTTTAAGACCTGAGATTACTCCTAGTATAGTTAGAGTTTATCTAAACTCGATGCAGCATCTGCCCAAGCCATTGAGACTATTTTATGTGGGTCAAGTATACAGATATGATGAACCGCAATTTGGTCGTTACAGGGAATTTAGACAAGCCGGAGTTGAATTATTGGGTTCATCATCATCTTTTGCAGACATCGAGGTTATCAGCTTATTAAATGAAATATATGATTCATTAGGGCTTAAGGATAAAATCATAATAAAAATTAATAATATAGGAATTTATAGGGAAATATTCAATAAGGCTGGAATAACTGAGGAACAGCAGGAACATCTACTTCATCTTATAGATAAAGGAAAAGTAGATGATGCGCTTAAAGAATTTACTGACAATAATTATAAAGATCTGATAACATACTTAATATCATTAAAATTTGATAAACTAGAGTCTGATAAACTAGAAAGTTTAAGAAGAGAGGTTTCAAAATATAACTTTAATTTGGAGGGAGAAATAAATAAGCTTTCGTTTATAAGCGAAGTGCTTGAAGATCTTGGAGTTAAAATAAAAATAGATTTAGGTTTTGTGAGAGGTCTAGCCTATTATACTGGAGTAATATTTGAGGTAATTCACCCTGATGTAAGTTTTAGTATAGCTGGAGGAGGAAGGTATGACAATCTAGTGAGATTATATGGTGGGGCTGATACTCCAGCAATTGGATTTGCTATAGGTGTAGAGAGGACAGCATTAGTTATAAACAAAATTAAATCTGATCTACAAAGGAAAAAGATTGCTGTAATTCCTTTAATATCAACAAAGGATAGCTTAAGTTTAGCAATAAGGTTACTGAATATACTGAGGAAAAACAATATTATAGGTGTCTTAAACTTGAAAGACGTACCTCTTTCCAAATTAATGACATATTATGTGGAAGAAGGATATAACGCGATTGTATTGATAGGTAAGAAGGAATTGGAAGAAAATAGTATTACCATTAAGTTCCTTGAAAAAAGAGAGCAAAAAACTGTAAAGTTAGAGAAAATAGAGGATGTATTAATAAATAATTTAAGTTAA
- a CDS encoding DNA-directed RNA polymerase subunit G, translating to MMQGTCKISSIEKGALKNLYVVKMDCDNDLKIEFDITKELSIFSKDEEVTFIISREKPEYSEKDFCAHGYLFLERQQEDGSFIDEISLYGLIVKILSKNGLINSKLFKMMDHVYYCVKKKA from the coding sequence ATGATGCAGGGAACCTGTAAAATATCTTCCATTGAAAAGGGTGCATTAAAGAATTTATATGTAGTTAAGATGGATTGTGATAATGACCTGAAGATAGAGTTTGATATAACAAAAGAACTTAGTATATTTTCTAAGGATGAAGAGGTCACATTTATAATATCACGTGAAAAGCCTGAATATAGCGAAAAAGATTTCTGTGCTCACGGCTACCTATTCCTTGAGAGGCAACAAGAAGATGGAAGTTTCATAGATGAAATCTCCCTGTATGGTTTGATTGTTAAAATTTTAAGCAAAAATGGATTAATTAACAGTAAGTTATTTAAAATGATGGATCACGTATATTATTGCGTAAAGAAAAAGGCTTAA
- the tgtA gene encoding tRNA guanosine(15) transglycosylase TgtA has protein sequence MGDFEIKDEDLAGRIGILETKHGKLETPAFFPVINPVKNEITIQDILSVGFESIITNAFLIKKYIGKEEDLHSILNYNKILMTDSGAYQILQYGDIDVSNVDIVNYETKLKPDIAVILDIPTGLTEDKKEAEKSVESTISRAKEASKFVELSKDEIIWVHPIQGGMYLDLIEYSARIADMNQDYKMLALGSPTVLMQRYEYAPLIDMIYKSKSNVSRGKPFHLFGGGHPHIFAFAVALGVDTFDSASYILYARDHRYMTRERVYRLEELDYFPCSCPICSRYSPKDVMEMPEEQKVRLIALHNLYVIKEEINYIKQSLKEGRLFEYIQQKAYSHPSTFEAFRRILNYSKYLEKYDPRVKGEVKGVFLFDNSSLHRPEVIRHAYTLSKIKQRSKALVLYCSDSKDNPLKNTEDMKNADVYIVLPFYGCVPYNVFFTYPYFQSEMPSTIDKDVIYDLKNKLKEFLSQRSYETVSIIGCEKILHVDSIRGAPVNLLLNKL, from the coding sequence ATAGGAGATTTCGAAATTAAAGATGAAGATCTTGCAGGAAGAATAGGAATCTTAGAGACAAAGCACGGAAAACTAGAAACACCAGCATTTTTTCCTGTTATAAATCCAGTAAAGAACGAAATAACCATTCAGGATATCTTATCTGTAGGCTTTGAAAGTATAATTACTAATGCATTTTTAATCAAAAAGTATATAGGCAAAGAGGAAGACCTTCATTCCATCCTTAATTATAACAAGATACTTATGACGGATTCAGGTGCATACCAGATCTTACAGTATGGAGATATTGATGTCAGTAATGTAGATATAGTAAATTATGAGACCAAACTAAAGCCAGACATAGCAGTTATATTAGATATACCGACAGGTCTCACGGAGGATAAAAAGGAAGCTGAGAAAAGCGTCGAAAGTACTATAAGTAGAGCTAAAGAAGCCTCTAAATTTGTTGAGTTATCTAAAGACGAAATAATATGGGTTCATCCTATACAAGGTGGTATGTATTTAGATCTCATAGAATATTCTGCTAGAATTGCTGATATGAACCAAGACTATAAAATGTTGGCTTTAGGTAGTCCAACTGTTTTGATGCAGAGATACGAATATGCTCCGCTTATAGATATGATTTATAAATCAAAAAGTAATGTTAGTAGAGGAAAACCGTTCCATTTATTTGGGGGAGGTCATCCACATATATTCGCTTTTGCTGTAGCATTGGGTGTAGATACATTTGATTCAGCGTCTTACATACTCTATGCCAGGGATCATAGGTATATGACAAGAGAACGTGTTTACAGGCTTGAAGAGCTTGATTATTTCCCTTGCTCATGCCCTATATGCTCTAGATACAGTCCAAAAGATGTAATGGAAATGCCAGAGGAGCAAAAAGTACGTTTAATAGCATTACACAACCTTTATGTTATAAAGGAAGAAATAAATTATATAAAACAAAGCCTAAAAGAAGGACGATTATTTGAATATATACAACAGAAAGCATATTCGCATCCATCAACCTTTGAGGCATTTAGAAGAATTCTAAACTATTCGAAATATCTTGAAAAGTATGATCCGAGGGTAAAGGGAGAAGTTAAAGGAGTGTTTTTATTTGACAACTCCTCTCTGCATAGACCAGAAGTAATTAGACATGCATATACACTAAGTAAGATTAAACAAAGAAGCAAAGCCCTTGTTCTATATTGCAGTGATAGTAAAGATAACCCCTTAAAAAATACTGAAGATATGAAAAATGCAGATGTTTATATTGTTCTACCATTTTATGGATGTGTGCCTTATAATGTCTTTTTCACATATCCATATTTCCAATCAGAAATGCCCTCGACTATAGACAAGGATGTAATTTATGATCTTAAGAATAAACTGAAGGAGTTTTTATCACAAAGATCATATGAAACAGTTAGTATAATTGGATGTGAAAAAATTCTACATGTAGACTCTATCAGAGGCGCCCCTGTTAATCTCCTTTTGAATAAGCTCTAA
- the psmB gene encoding archaeal proteasome endopeptidase complex subunit beta: MEELPATAIGIKTKDGVVLAAERRLSYGDFVLSKSARKVFKLGRFGIAGAGIVGDIQTLTRIMNVEIKYYEMYNSRKISARAAAKLLSVILYQNKVLPYISELLFGGVDEDGPKLFILDPIGSLIEDSYAAVGSGARVAIGVLEAEYNESLTSEAAKELAIKSMKSAVERDVMSGDGIDILIINKNNIYEDFIKI; this comes from the coding sequence TTGGAGGAATTACCCGCTACTGCTATAGGAATAAAGACCAAGGATGGTGTGGTATTAGCAGCAGAGAGAAGATTGAGTTATGGGGATTTTGTTTTAAGCAAATCAGCAAGAAAAGTATTTAAGCTTGGGAGATTTGGAATCGCAGGTGCAGGAATAGTAGGAGATATTCAAACTTTGACTAGGATAATGAATGTTGAAATAAAGTATTATGAGATGTATAATTCCAGAAAAATATCCGCAAGAGCTGCAGCTAAACTACTTTCAGTAATACTATACCAAAATAAAGTTCTTCCATATATATCAGAGTTATTGTTTGGAGGTGTTGATGAGGACGGTCCAAAACTATTCATACTTGATCCAATTGGCTCATTAATAGAAGATTCCTATGCTGCTGTAGGTTCTGGAGCACGTGTAGCTATAGGTGTACTTGAAGCCGAATACAATGAATCGCTTACTTCTGAAGCTGCAAAAGAATTAGCTATAAAATCTATGAAGTCAGCAGTCGAAAGAGATGTAATGTCTGGTGACGGTATAGATATATTAATCATAAACAAAAACAATATCTATGAAGATTTCATAAAAATTTAA
- a CDS encoding Lsm family RNA-binding protein, with the protein MSVSRRISGDLGSLLDKTIIVKLNNNKVYSGVLSSFEVSPFMVSLLNAKDNDNNMYYKVIINGNMITEILVKSAPLFDPREFADVITKELNLRTTDIKVYEEAGVVTILDRVKVTENGVEGSGPLAQKVYDIFNSYIDKKKKGS; encoded by the coding sequence ATGAGTGTAAGTAGAAGAATTTCGGGGGATCTAGGATCCTTACTGGATAAGACTATCATAGTCAAGCTAAACAATAACAAAGTATATTCAGGAGTTTTAAGCTCTTTTGAGGTCTCTCCATTCATGGTATCTCTACTCAATGCAAAAGACAATGACAATAACATGTACTATAAGGTAATAATTAATGGAAATATGATAACTGAAATTCTAGTTAAATCTGCACCCCTATTTGATCCCAGAGAGTTTGCAGATGTAATTACAAAAGAACTCAATTTAAGAACCACTGACATCAAAGTCTATGAAGAGGCTGGAGTAGTAACAATATTAGATAGGGTTAAGGTTACTGAAAATGGTGTTGAAGGTAGTGGTCCATTAGCTCAGAAGGTTTATGATATATTTAACTCCTATATTGATAAAAAGAAAAAAGGATCATGA